In Populus trichocarpa isolate Nisqually-1 chromosome 12, P.trichocarpa_v4.1, whole genome shotgun sequence, a genomic segment contains:
- the LOC7482120 gene encoding LOB domain-containing protein 24, with translation MISGRCAACKYLRRRCPSDCIFSPYFPSNNPQRFACVHRIYGASNVAKMLQQLPAHLRAEAANSLYYEAQSRTQDPVYGCVGIISLLHQQIHGVESQLAKTKAEIAVLNSLAQEPAQIQENEVEASFNHFLLEQDNIASGQYFSHSTCIPSNFM, from the exons ATGATTTCTGGTCGTTGTGCAGCTTGCAAGTATTTGAGAAGGAGATGTCCTTCAGATTGCATTTTCTCTCCTTACTTTCCTTCTAATAATCCTCAAAGATTTGCTTGCGTTCACAGAATCTATGGCGCCAGTAATGTTGCAAAAATGCTCCAG CAACTCCCAGCACATTTAAGAGCTGAAGCAGCAAACTCTTTGTATTATGAGGCACAAAGCAGAACTCAGGACCCTGTCTATGGTTGTGTAGGGATTATCTCTTTACTACACCAACAAATTCACGGTGTAGAGAGCCAACTAGCTAAAACAAAAGCTGAAATTGCAGTCCTCAATTCTCTTGCACAAGAACCTgctcaaattcaagaaaatgaagTAGAAGCTAGCTTCAACCATTTCTTGCTGGAACAAGACAATATAGCTTCAGGCCAATATTTTAGCCATTCCACTTGTATTCCTTCTAACTTTATGTAG